A DNA window from Halogeometricum borinquense DSM 11551 contains the following coding sequences:
- a CDS encoding phage tail protein, with protein sequence MDFSYITTTSDADWANGVLDNVEVRNGGVRLATKTATRRYEVATGVRDVAADPDGVLYTIRNEGGVFRYDPTTESREQLLKRTDRTIQEPCAICASSNRVFVCDADDGTITALSPRLHRVVGTLRPNLREPRALAYGDGTIYALTADGLVAIDRDGTASTVFDDELTDPIDFAVRENAIYVLDSDARGRSLRALGDSAETGRDSLPGQDTDFGFGDEAFTPACVTTLGEKLVVAGPFDNADEYGIFVYDAATAAFEQRVELDAQPRKMVAQSGDPDKQTLHVVTGDERTCHGFRALNEYVNHPQQNRHVGTAILRYDSGTKAIDWHRLTLGIIRSSASTQVRLRYVATDEPPVLELDADAFEEMSPDAAETLREAGIQSMWEFVTADPDSLVSADTEFSRNEIKSWQTQAGSELASHAASEWTTSDVIDPEDILLEDASGRYLYVAVELLGTPEASPLVDSVRAYCPRTSYLRYMPEIYQNDEQSAAFLEQYLSVMESSFVDIESEIESIGEHFDPYGVSSESLAWLESWLAADIGREWPESARRELLSRAPELYKKRGTKAGLLELIRLYLRHTNPRSNAPSRRPALEASRLPDSDTVTNGVTATESEQDGQDGGASDYRLFFVERTDLDAVDDDVVDRQYGSFLSGSRSFAVFCGELDSDAQLEGLQDIVDAERPAHVDGTVVEFEEEFILGESSFLGLNTHLTSREFTMGEARLGEDTVLSPRGASESPTNS encoded by the coding sequence GTGGATTTCTCGTACATAACGACGACGAGTGACGCAGATTGGGCGAACGGCGTACTGGACAACGTCGAAGTTCGAAACGGTGGTGTTCGTCTAGCGACGAAAACGGCAACTCGCCGGTACGAGGTGGCGACAGGCGTTCGTGACGTTGCCGCCGACCCCGACGGAGTCCTGTACACGATCCGAAACGAGGGTGGTGTGTTCCGGTACGATCCGACCACCGAATCCCGGGAGCAACTTCTCAAGCGCACGGACAGAACCATCCAAGAACCGTGCGCGATCTGTGCGAGTTCGAACAGGGTGTTCGTCTGTGATGCCGACGACGGCACGATCACAGCGCTTTCACCACGACTCCATCGCGTCGTTGGAACGCTTCGTCCGAATCTCCGCGAACCGAGAGCCCTCGCGTACGGAGACGGGACAATCTATGCGCTCACCGCAGACGGACTCGTCGCCATCGACCGAGACGGAACTGCCAGCACCGTATTCGACGACGAACTTACTGACCCGATAGACTTCGCAGTTCGAGAGAACGCGATATACGTGCTGGATAGCGATGCACGCGGACGCTCTCTTCGAGCGCTCGGTGATTCGGCTGAAACCGGACGTGACTCGCTCCCCGGGCAGGATACCGACTTTGGATTCGGTGACGAGGCATTCACTCCCGCATGTGTAACAACACTGGGAGAGAAGTTGGTCGTGGCAGGTCCGTTCGACAACGCGGACGAGTACGGGATATTCGTGTACGACGCGGCGACCGCCGCGTTCGAGCAACGGGTCGAACTCGACGCACAGCCCCGGAAGATGGTTGCGCAGTCGGGAGATCCGGACAAACAGACGCTGCATGTAGTAACTGGTGACGAGAGAACCTGCCACGGGTTCCGAGCGCTCAACGAGTATGTGAACCATCCCCAGCAGAATCGGCACGTCGGGACAGCGATACTCCGCTACGACTCGGGCACGAAGGCAATCGACTGGCATCGGCTAACCCTCGGCATCATTCGGTCGTCAGCCAGCACACAGGTCCGACTGCGGTACGTCGCAACCGACGAACCGCCGGTACTGGAACTCGATGCCGACGCCTTCGAAGAGATGTCACCGGACGCCGCGGAAACGCTGCGCGAGGCAGGTATACAGTCGATGTGGGAGTTCGTGACTGCCGATCCGGATTCGCTGGTGTCAGCCGATACGGAGTTCAGTCGCAACGAGATCAAATCGTGGCAAACGCAGGCAGGTTCGGAGTTAGCGTCGCACGCGGCATCGGAATGGACCACGAGTGACGTGATCGATCCCGAGGATATCCTCTTGGAGGATGCGAGCGGGCGATATCTGTACGTCGCCGTCGAACTGCTCGGGACACCGGAGGCATCACCGCTGGTCGATTCGGTTCGAGCGTACTGTCCACGCACGTCGTACCTCCGCTACATGCCGGAGATCTACCAGAACGACGAGCAGTCGGCGGCGTTCCTCGAACAGTATCTCTCCGTGATGGAGAGTTCGTTCGTCGATATCGAGTCTGAGATCGAATCTATCGGTGAACACTTCGATCCGTACGGCGTGTCGAGCGAATCACTGGCGTGGCTGGAGAGTTGGCTGGCCGCAGATATCGGACGGGAGTGGCCCGAGAGCGCTCGGCGCGAACTGCTTTCCCGCGCTCCCGAACTGTACAAAAAGCGGGGAACGAAAGCCGGATTGCTCGAACTGATTCGGCTGTACCTCCGGCATACGAATCCCAGATCGAATGCTCCGTCCCGTCGGCCCGCCCTCGAAGCGTCTCGGCTGCCTGACAGCGATACCGTGACGAACGGAGTCACGGCTACCGAATCCGAGCAAGACGGACAAGACGGCGGAGCATCGGACTACCGGCTGTTCTTCGTGGAGCGCACCGACCTCGATGCAGTCGATGATGACGTAGTGGACCGTCAGTATGGGTCGTTCCTTTCGGGGAGTCGGTCGTTCGCAGTGTTCTGCGGAGAACTGGATTCGGACGCGCAACTCGAAGGATTACAGGACATCGTTGACGCAGAGCGGCCAGCGCACGTCGATGGGACCGTGGTCGAATTCGAAGAGGAGTTCATCCTCGGGGAAAGTTCGTTCCTCGGACTCAACACCCACTTGACGTCGCGGGAGTTCACGATGGGCGAAGCCCGACTCGGCGAGGACACCGTCCTCTCGCCCAGAGGTGCTTCGGAGTCTCCGACCAACTCCTGA
- a CDS encoding putative baseplate assembly protein: protein MGIDIPELDDRSYEEYLEQAKKLIPAYSDEWTDFNPHDPGITILEVLAWVTETHTYQLDQITDDHREKYLQLMGEHRRLQEPASAQLSLSPPDSAVGERLPAGTRFLVTDGTNDTYRFETDHDIVLTDVSLERVVTVGATGRTDNSQENGTDGMFYRAFGNTVERGDTLYIGFDGDPFAAAESLTLAVDYHDADLPEPTEIGSDDVSFEPSVELQWEYLPPDGDSWMRLNIAADGTNALYESGAIELTDPEEWRFPRGDGDLLDIESSDLVWVRCRVETAGYEIPPQLDRIQPNVVSASHRVTVTNERVEQVASLGEPTALDGQTYKTEHTSILSADVRVNGERFVEVPDFDASGPTDPHYCLDRDAGRITFGDGEHGSVPPADATVTADYVYGGGDEGNVSPTAVWQFEDPSQSLTETTSLSDIEITATSAATGGTDRETITEALERVRQDLRTPYRGVTVDDYEAIASRTPGVRVGQTNVLVDGEQVTVVVVPYAPPDISTPKPSDGFLDTVRQHVTQRAMLGDQVTISGPTYVGLDITVSGQARPRYTDNGYEADIRAAIESFVHPLIGFDGDGWPFGRSLKTAEIAEQVTALDGIDHVSDVEITAHGGTTINGTVSISDQELFSVVNVSTNLEVPTTDDRGR, encoded by the coding sequence ATGGGTATCGACATCCCAGAACTCGACGACCGGAGCTACGAAGAGTATCTTGAGCAGGCGAAAAAGCTGATTCCGGCCTACTCGGACGAGTGGACGGACTTCAATCCGCACGACCCGGGGATCACCATACTCGAGGTCCTCGCGTGGGTAACCGAGACGCATACCTATCAGCTGGATCAGATTACGGACGACCACCGTGAGAAGTACCTCCAGTTGATGGGAGAGCATCGGCGGTTGCAAGAACCGGCATCGGCGCAACTCTCGTTGTCTCCGCCGGATTCCGCAGTCGGGGAACGGCTTCCAGCAGGAACCAGATTCCTCGTCACTGATGGAACTAACGACACCTACCGGTTCGAAACCGACCACGACATCGTGTTAACCGACGTCTCTCTCGAACGAGTCGTCACAGTCGGTGCGACCGGCCGAACCGACAACAGCCAAGAAAACGGGACCGACGGCATGTTCTATCGAGCGTTCGGGAACACCGTCGAACGCGGGGACACGCTGTACATCGGGTTCGACGGCGATCCGTTCGCAGCGGCAGAATCGCTCACGTTGGCCGTAGATTATCACGATGCCGATCTTCCGGAACCAACCGAAATCGGGTCCGACGACGTGTCGTTCGAGCCGTCAGTCGAACTGCAGTGGGAGTATCTACCGCCGGACGGCGATAGCTGGATGCGACTCAACATCGCCGCCGACGGGACGAACGCACTGTACGAAAGCGGAGCCATCGAACTGACAGACCCCGAAGAGTGGCGGTTCCCCCGGGGAGACGGTGACCTCCTCGACATCGAATCCTCGGATCTCGTTTGGGTCCGGTGTCGCGTGGAGACGGCCGGATACGAGATTCCACCTCAGTTGGACCGAATCCAACCGAACGTCGTCTCGGCAAGTCATCGCGTAACCGTCACCAACGAGAGAGTAGAGCAGGTTGCGTCGCTCGGTGAGCCAACCGCACTCGACGGCCAAACGTACAAGACCGAGCACACGTCGATCCTTTCGGCTGACGTTCGAGTTAACGGAGAGCGGTTCGTCGAAGTACCCGACTTCGACGCGTCCGGGCCAACCGACCCACACTACTGTTTAGACCGAGATGCGGGACGGATCACGTTCGGCGACGGCGAACACGGAAGCGTTCCGCCCGCCGACGCGACCGTGACGGCAGATTACGTTTACGGCGGCGGCGACGAGGGGAACGTCTCGCCCACCGCTGTCTGGCAGTTCGAGGATCCGTCCCAGTCGCTCACCGAGACCACATCGCTGAGCGACATCGAGATCACAGCCACCAGTGCTGCCACGGGCGGCACGGATCGAGAGACGATCACGGAGGCACTCGAACGAGTCCGTCAGGATCTCCGCACACCCTATCGTGGCGTAACAGTCGATGACTACGAAGCGATTGCGTCACGGACGCCAGGTGTGAGAGTCGGCCAGACGAACGTTCTCGTCGATGGCGAACAGGTTACGGTCGTCGTCGTCCCGTACGCACCACCGGACATCTCGACACCGAAACCAAGCGACGGATTCCTCGATACTGTCCGTCAGCACGTTACCCAGCGAGCGATGCTCGGCGATCAAGTGACAATCAGCGGCCCGACGTACGTCGGACTCGACATCACTGTCTCCGGACAGGCCCGTCCGAGGTACACGGACAACGGCTATGAAGCGGACATCCGAGCGGCTATCGAATCGTTCGTCCACCCCTTGATCGGATTCGACGGCGACGGCTGGCCGTTCGGTCGGAGTTTGAAGACCGCAGAGATTGCCGAGCAGGTTACGGCGCTCGACGGCATCGATCACGTCTCGGATGTGGAGATAACGGCACACGGCGGGACGACGATCAACGGGACTGTTTCGATCAGTGACCAAGAACTGTTTTCAGTAGTGAACGTCTCAACGAATCTGGAAGTGCCGACAACAGACGACAGAGGTCGATAA